Below is a genomic region from Nitratidesulfovibrio sp..
GGATGGAAGCGACGCTTGCCGAACGCCTGGCGGCGCGCAGGGAGGTGGCATGAGACGTCCGCGCGTATGCATGCTGCTGGCCACGGACATCATCGGCGGGCCAGGGAATCTGTTGGTGCAGTTTCTGCGTTGCGGCGGGCTTGAGCGGTGTGAGCCGCTGGTGGTCGGCTACGACTACGGTACGCCGGGCGAGACGGAATTTTCCAGGGCCGTCAGGGCCACGGGCGCGCGCATGGTCACCCTGCGCCAGCGCTGGATGCTCGACCCAGCGCTGGTGCCCCAGGCGTTGCGCGTGGTGCGGCACGAACGGTGCGAAGTGCTGGAGTCGCACGGGTACAAAAGCCACGCGGTGTGCGCCTGCCTGCATCTGGTGACCGGCCTGCCGTGGGTGGCCTTCGTGCATGGATGGACGGCGGAAAACATGAAGATACGCGCCTATCGGGCGCTGGAACACGCCGTGCTGCCGCTGGCCACGCGCGTCGTGGCCGTGTCGGAAGCGCTGGGGCGCAGCCTTCTGCCGCTGGCGCGGCGGCGCATGCGGGTCATCCCCAATGCCGTGGACGCCATGGGAACGGGCGGGGGCGATGCGTCCCGCGACGTGCGCGTCGAATACGGCATCTCCCCTGATGCGGTGGTGGTGGGGGTCGTTGGGCGGCTCAGCCCCGAAAAGGGGCAGGTGCATCTGCTGCGGGCCCTGGCCGTCGCCAGGAAGCGGGATTCGCGTTTGCACGCGCTGCTACTGGGCGACGGGCAGGACGGCCCAATGCTGAAGGACGAGGCTGCTCGGTTGGGGCTTGACGGGGCGGTCACCTTTACCGGGCACGTGAGCGGCACGGGGGATTTCTACCGGGCCATGGACATAGTGGCCATGCCGTCGCTTTGCGAAGGCATGCCCGTGGCCGCCCTGGAAGGCATGCTGCACGGGCTGCCCCTTGTGGCCAGTAATGTGGGGGGCGTGCCCGAAGTGGTGGTGGACGGGGAGACAGGCATTCTGGTGCCTGCGGCGGACGAGGGGCGGCTGGCCCAGGGGCTGCTGGAGCTTGCCCGCGATCCGGTGGCCAGGTCGCGCATGGGTGACGCGGGGAGCAGCCGGGTGGCCCGCCATTTCGGTCCGGAACGGCGCGGTGAGGAAATCGTGGGAATGTATCTGGAACTGCTTGGCAACTCAGAACAGGGGGATTCCGGTCATGCGCAGCTGGGCTGAATTCAAGGTGGCCATACGTCGGCGCGAAACACCGTTCCATGCATTCCTGTACGACATTGCCAAGGCGCTGTTTGGTATTTCAATGCCAGTCGTGCCGATGGTGCACTCGTTTCTGTACAACGAATGGTGCACAAGAACTTCTGTGTGGCACAACTTTTGGCGTGTCGTGTATTATGAACCAATTTTCAAGTCGCAATGTCGCAAGGTGGGGCATGGTTTCAGAATGTGGTACGCCGGAAACGGAACAACGCGCATTTTGGGAAACCTCAACATCTACATCGGAAACAACGTGGCGATATTCGACAGGGTCGGCCTTGTGGGGCTACGGCTGTTCGACAATCCGGAGCTGCACATCGGCGACAACAGCTACATAGGACCCGACGTGCGCTTCATGGTGGCCAAAAGCATCGTTGTGGGACGCTATTCGATACTTGGTTGCCAGATGATCATGGACAACTCCGGTCACCCCGTGGCGGACGCGTGCGGCCGCCTGGTGCACGGGGGCGGACACCCTTCGCGCGCAAGCGTGCGTCCGGTGCGCATAGGCGACCTGTGCCTGCTCGGCGCCGGTGTCTACGTCTACCCCGGTGCCGACGTGGGGGACGGGGTGGTCGCCAAGGTTGGCACCCACATCACGGGAACGATTCCGCCGTTCTGCCTTCTGGAGGGCAACCCCTGCCGCATCGTCGGCAAACTGCCCATTGCGGACGAACTGGCGGAGGAGTTCGGCGAGGAACGCGTGGCCGCCTGGCGCGCCGCGCAGGCAGAAGTGGTGCTGGATTCGTGAACACGGCACGGTCGTCCACCGCGACGACCCGCCTCCGGGAGCCATGATGAAAGATTCGCCCCGAACAATGATGAGAACGGCGGTGCACGCCCTGGCGCTGTTGCTGGCGCTTGCGCCCTATCTGCTGCACCGGCTGGAGTCGCTCTTCCTTGGGCGTCAGCGGTCGTTCATGGGCATGTCGCAGTTGTTGTCGCTGCTGCCCGGCGTCTACGGTTCGGTGCTGCGGGCCGGGTTCTACCGCCTGGCCCTGCGTGGTTGCCCGCAGGAATGCGTCATCGAGTTCATGACCACCTTCGTCACTCCCGAAGCCGCCGTGGGGCGCAACGTGTACATCGGCTCGCACTGCAACCTCGGGTGGGTGGAGATAGGCGACGACTGCCTGATCGGTTCGTACGTTCTCGTCACCAGCGGCAGGAACCAGCATTTCTTCGATGATATCCGCACGCCCATCAGGTTGCAGGGCGGGGCGCCCGCCCTTGTGCGCATTGGCCGCGATTGCTGGATAGGCAACGGCGTCATCGTCATGGCCGAAATTGGCGAGGGGTGCGTGGTGGCGGCGGGCAGCGTGGTGACGGAACCCCTCGCGCCGTACAGCATCGCGGTGGGCGTGCCCGCGCGTGTCATACGCCAGCGCGGTGACGGGGTGTCTGCGGGCGGTTGCGGCGTGGAACCGCAGCCCAGCGAGGGGGGCGGCGATGCAAAGGGGAATGGCCGATGACAGTACCCGATGCGCCGCGCGGCACGATGCCCCACGTCATGCAACTGCTTTTCCGGTTGGCCCCCGGTGGTGCGGAACGGCTGGCCCTGACCACGCTGGACAAGGCACGCGGCAGGGTGCGCGGTTCGGTCTGCGGGCTGTTCGGAAGCACGGGACCGCTTGTGCCCGAAATCGAGCAGATGGGCCTGCCGTGGTTCGGCCTTGACGTGATCGGGCATTCCAGGCTTCGGGGCATATGGACGCTGGCCGCGTTGCTGCGGCGGGAAAAGGTTGATGTGGTGCACGCCCAGGCCGCCTACCTGCTGCAATGGGCCGTTCCGGCGGCGTGGTTGTCCGGGGCGCGCGTCGTGTACACCGAGCATTCGCGCCACCAATTGGAGTCGCAACCCCGTGTGCGGCGTCTGCTGCGTATGGTCGGCCCGTGGTTGAGCGACATCTCGTGCGTGACCGAGGACATGCGCCGGTTTCTGAAAAACGAGGTGGGCATGGCGGTGCCTCGCATCCGGGTCATCCGCAATGGCGTGGATGTGGCGCGGTATGCTCCGGCGGAACCAGGCAACGCCGTGGCCGCATGGCCGGCGGGGTGGGGCACTCGTTCGTTCGTGTTCGGCAACGTGGCGCGGTTTTGCGAGGCGAAGGATCACCCGTCGCTGCTGCGAGCCTTCGACGCCGTGAGCCGCGTCCACCCGTACGTTCGTCTGCTGCTGGTGGGCGACGGGGAGTGCCGTCCCGAGGTGGAGGCCCTGCACGCGGACCTTGGCCTTGGCGATGCCGTGCATTTCGCGGGAACCCGGCAGGACATACCGGAACACCTGCGCGCCATGGGCGTGTTCGTGCTGTCGTCGCGCGTCGAGGGCATGCCGGTGGCGGTGCTGGAGGCCATGGCCTGTGGCGTGCCCGTGGTGACCACCGACGTGGGCGGCTTGGGAGAGCTTGTGCGCGATGGCGAAACCGCCCGCGTTGTGCCCCCCCGTGATCCCGAGGCCCTTGCCGGGGCCATGCGCTGGATGCTGGAAAACCCGCGCGAGCGCGAGGCCATGCGCCTGCGCGCTCTGGACATGGTGCGCAGCCAATGTGGCCACGACACCATGCTGCGCGGCTATCTCGACCTGTACGGCGTGAAAGAGGCCCGCGCATGATCGGATACGCCCGCATGTTGTTGCACCGCGTTCGCGGTAACCAGCGCGATGCACGGATGCGCGAGCATCTGGCGTTGCAGTGGCTGCCCATGGACGAGTTGCGGCAGCGCCAGTTCTGGCGGCTGGCCGCGCTGGTGCGGCATGCCTATGTGACGGTGCCCCGATACCGCGCGTTGCTGGACGATATGGGCATGCGGCCCGAAGACATCCGCAGTTTCGCCGACTTCGCGACGCTGCCGGAACTGCCGCGCGACATCGTGCTCACGCGGCCTTCCGACCTTGCGGCCACGGCGTTATCCGGCGGGCCGCCCATTGGAAGCGAATGCCTTTCCGCAGGGGGGAACGCCATGCGGTTTTGCCAGGATACTTCCGCGCGTGAGGAAATGTACGCCAACTGGTCGTTATGCCTTTCTTTTGCAGGGTGGCGCACCTCGGACATGGTGGTGCGGCTGCACCCCTCGCCGTCTCCTGGCCGGGGTAAGACGCCCCATGGCGTGCGGCAGTGGCTTTCCGGCTGCATGACGGTGGATGCGGGCAGTTACGGCAAGGATGAGATTGCCGGATGGCTGCGCGGCATCCGCCGGTACGGCAGGGTCTACGTGCATGGCGGGGTTTCCGTGCTGGTCGACATGGCAGAGCACGCCCTGGCCACAGGTGCGCGCATGCCCGATGTGCGCGGAATCATCGCCACGGGCGGGCGGTTGCATGAAGGGCAGCGCGCACTCATTACGCAGGCGTTCGGCTGCCGTGTGCAGCAACTGTATGGCACCGACGAGGTGCCGTGCATCGCCGTCGAGTGCGAATTCGGCAACATGCACATGCTGACGCATTCCACATACGTGGAGTTCGTGCCCGATCAGTCCGACCGGCCCGACCGATCCGACTGGCCCGATGTGCCCGATCGGCCCGACCAGGCCGGTGCGCCAGGGGTGACGGATGCGCCCGGCGTGTCGCCGCGCCTGCTGGTGACCGATCTCGACAACAGGGCCATGCCGCTGCTGCGGTATGACACGGGCGATCATGCCATTGCCGTCGATGGCGCCTGCCCCTGCGGCAGGGGCTTTCCGCTCATGCGTCTGGATACCGGGGATACGTGGTTCGTCAAGGCGGACGGGCGGCGTCTTTCCCGCGCGGGGATGGAACGGCGGCTTGCCAGGCTGAAGGGGGTCCGGGCGCTGCGGCTTGTCCAGACGGTTACCGGGCGTGTCGACATGTACGTGGTGCGCGGTGTCGGCTTCGACGCCGATGCTGACGCCCGGCTGCGCGCATCGTGCCGTTATGTCGAAGGTAATATCGTACCCGGCCTGGCCGTTGTACTGCATTACGTGGATGCCCCGCGCGAAGGCCAACTGCCCGGAAATGCGGGTGGCGGTGCCGACTGCGCCGTGCCTGGCGGAGCATCCTGATGGCGCGGCTGTCGCCGTGGCCGCTTGTGGCCCTAGGGGAGTTCCCGAACGGCTCTGGCCCACCCCAACCCGGAGAGAAACGCAGGACCCCCCTATGACGTCCGATACGACATTCGATGCCGCATTGCGGCGAAATCTCCTGCACTGGGTGCCGTTGGCCGCGCTTTTCATCGTCGTCTATCACAGCATCCTGTCGCGCATGGTGGGGGACTGGATGTTCGACCCCAACTATTCGCATGGTTTCTTCGTGCCGTGCATCTCGGCGTGGTTCGTCATGCAGCGCCTGCCCGAACTGCGCGCGGCCCAGATGCGCCCTTCCTGGTGGGGGCTGGTGCCGTTGCTGTTGGGGTTTGCAATGCTGCTGTTCGGGGCCGCCACGACGGAGTTGTTCAGTATGCGCGCTTCGCTGGTGCCCATGCTCATCGGTACGGTGCAGCTGTTATACGGCTGGCGGGTGCTACGCATCCTGCTGCTGCCGCTGCTGTTCCTGCTGTTCATGGTGCCCCTGCCCTACACGGTGTACGACGCCCTCGCCCTGCCGCTCAAGGCGCTTGTTTCGGCATCTGCCACCGGCGGCATGAAGCTGCTCGGGCTGCCGGTGCTGCGCGAAGGCAATGTTATCATCTTTCCGAACATCACCCTGGAGGTGGTCGATGCATGCAGCGGCCTGCGTTCGCTGGTCACCCTTCTGGCCCTCGGCACCGCGTTCGCCTTCCTGTTCCTGCCGCCGGGCTGGCGGAGGGGCGCGCTCATGGTCGGCACAATACCCATTGCCGTTGCCGCCAATACCTTGCGGGTATTCATGACGGGCGTGCTGGCGCGCTATGCCGGGCCTGCGGCGGCCGAAGGGTTCTTTCACGAATTCGCCGGGCTTGCCGTGTTTGCCACGGCCATGGCCCTCACGGCGTGCCTCGGCTGGGCGTTGCGCGCTACTGGCGACGCGGCGGCGACGAAAGGAGGCCCCCATGACGGCTAAGGTGCTGGTCGTTCTTCTGGTCCTGGGGCTGGCGGGCCTGTTCGTGCATACCCGGAGGGAAATGACCGTCCCCCCCGCGCGGGCGTTGCAGGACTTTCCGGTGTTGCTGCACGAGTGGCGCAGCGTGGGTCAGGTCTCGTTCGACCAGGCCACGCTTTCGGTGTTGCGTCCCTCGGACTACCTGATGCGCCAGTACGACAACGAACAGGGGCGAAGGGTGGGGTTGTATGTGGGCTATCACGGCGGAGGGCCGGGGGTGGGGCCCATACACTCGCCGCGCAACTGCCTGCCGGGCGCGGGGTGGCACCTGCTGCGCTCTAACCCCATGACGGTGGAGACGCCCGCAGGACCGGTGCACCTCGTGCGCGCCGCCTACGCCAAGGGCGATGAAGGAACGATCTACTACTACTGGTATCAGGTGCGCGGCCGGACGATGACGGGCGACATGGAGTTGAAGCTCGCCGAATTGCGCAATTCGTTCCTCGACCGGCGCAAGGACGCGGCGTTCGTGCGCGTGGACGTGCCGCTGCGGCAGGAGCAGGGCGCGGACGAGGCGGTGGCGGCGTTCATCCGCCGTGTCTACCCGATGTTGCTGACATACCTTCCGTCCTGATGGAGCTGTCATGATCGTCGTCATTCTTGCGTTCGCCTGTGTGGCGCTGGCCCTCGTGCTGGCGGCGCGCGCCGTGCTCATTCCCGGGCTGCGCGCTTCGCTGGGCGTGGTGCCCGCATTGCTGGTGACGGCGGGGCTCGTGGGAACTGACGGGTATCTTGCCGTGGCGCCCTCCTTCAACGCCGGTGTCCTGGATGGCGTGGTGGTGCTCCAGGCCGCGCTGTGCCCGGCGTGGATAGCGTTCAGCCTGTGCTACGGGCGCGAAGGCACGTGGCGCACGTGGTCGCTGCTCAACAGGGTACTCTGCGTGCTGTCGTTCTCGCCGTTGGTCATGGCCGTGGTCCTGCGGTCGTCCGAACTGTTCTATCTTGCCGATTTCAACGCGGAACGGGTGCTGTACCTGGAGCCGCGCGCGTTCTTCTTCTACCTGCAGGTCGTGCTGTGCATGCTGCTGGCCGCAGGTAATCTGGAGACGACGCTGCGCAGCAGTCGCCATAGCGAACGCTGGCGCATCAAGCTTGCGCTGGTGGGCGCGGGGGTGGTGCTGGTGTCCTTTGCCTTGCAATACGGGCAGGGCCTCATGTTTCGAGTGCACGACCTCGGATACCTGGGGTTGCGCAACTGCGGCATCACCGCCGGGCTTCTGCTGCTGCTGTTCGCCGAAACGCGGCGCGGCAGCGGCAAGGTATCCATCGCGCGGCGGCTGGCCTTTCGTTCCGTGGCAGTGGTCTTCGCCGGCGTATACCTTGTCGGGCTTGGCGTGGCCCGGGAGGGCGTGCGCCTGTTCGGCGCGGACTTCGACAAGCAGTTGGGGATGGGGCTTGTTTTCGCGGCGGGGCTCGCGGCGCTGCTGGTCCTGCTTTCCGAACGGCTGCGCCGACGGGCCAGCATCTGGCTGCACCGCACCTTCTACAACGAGAAATACGACTACCGCACTCAATGGATCGAGTTTACCGACCGCCTTTCCCGCGCGCGCGACACCCGGGAGTTTATCGATGTCATGTTGGTAGGGTTATGCGAGGTGTTCGGCTTCGTTGGGGCGGCCTTCCTGCCAGCGGACCACGAACGCGACGGCTGCGTGCAGACGGGGGTGTTTTACGAAATGAACGCCGTTGCCGAGCCGCCGTCCGGCGATGCCTTTGCGGCGTTGTTGGCACGCGACGGCGTGCCCCTGTTGGTGGCCCGGCTTGCGGGCGAGCTTCCGTCCGGAACGGTGCGCTACCTTGCCGATGCGGGGGCCACGCTGGTGTTGCCGGTGCGCGCGGGTGAAGAGGTGGAGGGGCTTGTGCTGCTCAGTTCGCCCATTGACGCCAGCGAGGAACACGATGTCGAGGACTTCGAACTGATGGAGGCCATGGGCCGTCAGATAGGGTTGTGCATACGCAGCTTCCGCCTTGGCGACGAGCTTGCCGTGGCCCGGGAGATGGAGGCGCTCGGGCGGTTTGCCGCGCTGGTCATGCATGACCTCAAGAATCAGGTCTACGCGCTGTCGCTGCTGGTGGAAAACTCGCGCGAATTCATGGGCGAGCCGGACTTTCAGCGCGACATGATGGAGACGCTGGCCAACAGCGTGGCCAACATGCGCATGCTGATCACGCAACTGACCCATTTGCCGGGCCGCGAAGGGCTGCAACTGGCGGAGGTGGACCTGATGGCCCTTGCCCGTCGCGCCTGCGGGCAGGTGCCCGGCGCAAAGCTGCGCTTCACCGGCGAAGGGGCCACCGTGCAGGCCGATGCGGAACAGATAGGCAAGGTGTTCATCAACCTGTGCCTGAACGCCGTGGAGGCGAACGGCGCCGGTCCCATCGTCGTCCATGTCGGCAACGATGGCGCGCCGTACTTCCGGGTACAGGACGAGGCAGGCGGCATCGATCCCAACCTGCTGCGCAACGGGTTGTTCAAGCCGTTCCGCAGCACCAAGAAGCGCGGCATGGGCATAGGCCTCTACCATTGCCGCAAGATCGTTGACGCGCACGGGGGCAGGATACGCGTCGAGTCCCGTGCGGGCCAGGGAACGACGTTTACCGTGGCCTTCGGCACATCGGAGCCGGGGCGCGCAGGCCACCAGAGTGTATGCGGCGGTCCATCGCCGGGGCAAGGGTAGCATCATGCCAGGATTGCTCATCGTTGAAGACAACGAGGACGTGCGGCGGCAGCTTGGATGGGGGCTGTCGAAGGAGCCGTTCGACGTTTTTCTTGCCGCCACGGTGGACGAGGCGCTTGCGGTACAGCGGGAGCACCGACCCGAGGTGGTCACGCTGGACCTCGGGCTGCCGCCGGAGCCGGAAGGGGTCACCGAGGGCTTCCGCTGCCTGGATGCATTGCTGGAGCAGGACCCGCTGGCCCAGATCATCGTGGTGACTGGCCACCACGACGTGCAGAACGCCCTGCGCGCGGTGCAGGCCGGTGCGTACGATTTCAGCCGCAAACCGGTGAACCTTGCGGAACTGAAGGTCATCATCAGGCGGGCGTTCTTTTTGCGCGGTCTGCGCGGCGTGCAGCGCGAAGCGCCAACGGGTGATGGGCAGTGCTGCGGCATCGTGGCCCGGTGCCGGGCCATGCGCGCGGTGTTCACCACCATCGAAAAGGTGGCCGCGTCCGATGCTCCCGTGCTCATCACCGGAGAATCGGGCACCGGCAAGGAACTGGTGGCCCGTGCCATCCATAACCTGAGCCGTCGCAACAAGATGTCCCTGGTTGTGGTGAACTGTGGCGCCATTCCCGACAATCTGCTGGAGGCCGAGTTCTTCGGCTACGAGAAGGGGGCCTTCACCGGGGCGACGCAACGCGTGCAAGGCAAGGTCGAGTACGCGGACAAGGGCACGCTGTTTCTCGACGAGATCGGCGAACTGCCCATCAACCTTCAGGTGAAGACGCTGCGGTTCCTGCAGGAGATGGTCATCCAGCGGGTGGGCGGGCGCAGCGACATACCCGTCAATGCCCGCATCGTGGCCGCCACCAGCCGGGACATCGCCGAAGGCATCCGGACCGGATCCTTCCGGGAGGACCTGTACTACCGCATCGGGGTGGTCACCATTGCCCTCCCCGCGCTGCGCCAGCGCGAAGACGACGTGCTGCTGCTGGCCGAACATTTTCTGGCCCGCTTCGCAAGCGAGCAGGGCGCACGTTACGTGGGCTTTGCTCCGGCGGCAGAAGCGGCCATGCGGCGCTACCCGTGGCCCGGCAATGTCCGCGAACTTGAGAACAAGGTCCGCCGGGCCGTGATCTTCAGCACCGGAAAACGCATCATGCCCGTGGACCTCGGACTTGACGCTACCGCGTCGGCAGACCCTCCTCCCCGCCGTTACGACGGCACGCTGAAAGAGGCGCGCAACGCCCTGGAGCGCGAAATGGTGCTTGCGGCGCTTGGCAAGCATGCGGGCAACATCGTGCAGGCGTCGTTGTCCATTGGCGTAAGCCGCCCGACCTTCTACGACTTGCTCAAGAAACACGGCATCGAAACATGAGGGGCCACGGAAGTGGCAGGGGAGGCATCATGATTGCGTGCCGCCACAGCGTGTTCAGGGGCAAAAGGCCAGCACACCGGGAACGGGTGCGCGAATACACCGGACCGCGCCTTGCGCCGATGATCGCCACTGCGAACCCTGCGGAGCCGGCGACAGCGTGGTTTGATGAGGGGGCACCCGGCATGCCCGGCTCCTGGTTGCCGGGAGTGCCGCCCCGGCACTCTCGTGCGGGATGGGGGAGCGTACCCCGTTCGACCGAATGCGGAATGCCCGGCGCCGGAGCGTGTTCCGACAGCCACTCGGCGGATTTGGCCCCCGCTCCTTCCACTGGAGAAATACATGCCGCACCCTGAAGGTATCCATGCCTCGCTCTGTTGGCGTGCACCACCCACGTATCAGCGGTTAACCTTTGGTTTTATACAACCTATTGGCCCTTCGGGCCTGGCAGGCCGGGCCATGCGCGTCGCGCGTGGAGCGGCAGCAGCCCTGGCCCTGCTCGCAGCGTTGCTCGTCCCTCTCGCGCAGCCCGAGGGGGCCGCGCTGGCGGCGGAAGGGGCCGTGCGCCAGCCGGGCGGGGCATGCCCGGGGACGCAACGCTTGTTCGAGCCGGGTGGGCTTGGGGGCGCGGGCGGCATGTATTGCCCCACCATTTCTCCCCACGATCCGCAACTGCTGTTTGTAGCCTCCGACATGGGCGGCGTGTTCCGTTCGGAAAATGGCGGCAAGACATGGACGATGATCCATTTCAGGGAAGGGCTGCAATTCATCCAGTTGGCTCCACCGCCCGTGTTCTTTCCGGACGGCATGGCATGGGTGACGGCCCGCAACCGCGTCACCGTCAGCCGCGACAGGGGATGCACCTGGCGTACCCGGCCCGCCGGTCCGTGGAAGGACAAGCCCATCCGGCACATCACCGCGTTGCCCGGCCAGCCCGACGTTTTGCTTGTGGCCACTGTCGACGGGGTGTGGCGGGCGGAAGGGACGGCGGGGACGGGCGAGGCCTGGCAACAGGTACTGCACGGCAAGACGGTGGAACTGCTGGCCCTTGGCGATGTCGTACGCACCTTCAGCGAAAAGGACGGGTTTGTCGTCAGTACGGACAGGGGCAGGACGTGGGTTCCGACCCCCGCGCTGCTCGGCGGCGCGCGCATGGACGGAGGCAAGGCAACAAGCATGACGGGCGGCATGGACGAAGGCGAACTTGTGCTGCTGGCCGCCATGCAGGGCGTTGGCATCATTCGCTCCGTCGATGCCGGGGCCACGTGGGCGCGGGCAACGCCGTCCTACCAGGGAGAGAACCTGCTGGTGATGGCCCCTGGGCAGACCCGCACGGCTTATGCGGCCCAGACCGGCACCGTGGAGCACAGGCAGGTGCTGCGCAGCACCGACGGGGGCCGCACATGGCAACGCACGTTTCGCATGGCCATGCCGTGGGACAGGGTTCCCATCGGCATGAACGTCGAACGGTCCTGGGTGCAGACGCAACTGGGGTGGGGGTACTACATCACCGCAAAGGGGCTGGGAGTGAACCCGGCGGGCGATGGCTTCCTGCTGGTGGCAACGCAGGGCGACCTGTACGCCAGCCGTGACGGGGGCGATTCATGGTCGCAGATCATGACCCGTGAACTGCCGCCAGCGGCGGGTGAAAAGGGACCACGGCTGCGCAGCATCGGCCTGGAGATAACCAGCACGTGGAACTACGTGTTCGACGTACACGACCCGGAACGGCACTACATCGCCTACACCGATATCGGCTTTGCCCGGTCCACGGACAGGGGCGAGACCTGGCAGTGGGGGGCCAAGGGGGCGCCATGGACCAACACCTTCTACGACGTGGCCCCCGACCCGGTCGTGCCCGGCAGGATGTACGCGGCAGCCAGCATGCGGCACGACATACCGCACTACACAGAACTGACCCCCACCGAAATGGGCTACTCCATCCACGCCAACGGCGGCGTGGTGATGACAGACGACCACGCCGCCACGTGGAAGGTGCCCTATGCATTGCGCGCGCCGGGGGCGCTGCCCAACCAGACCTGCACCACCGTGGCCCTGGACGAGCGTTCGCCCGTGGATGCCCGGGTGCTGTACGCGGGCCTTTTCGGCGAGGGCGATGACGACAAGGCGGGCGTGTACAAGTCGATGGACGGCGGGCGCACGTGGGAGCGCAAGTCCAAGGGGCTGGGGGCGCCCGGCAACCTCCACGTCTACCGGGTGCGGCTGCACCCCCGCACGAGGCATCTGTACTGCCTCATCACGGGCTTGCGCGGCCCCACCAAACCGACATTCTTCAACATACCTGGCGGGCTGTGGCGTTCGACCAACGGCGGGGAGAGCTGGCAGAACCTTACCCTTGGCTCGAACCTTGCGTGGTGGAGCACCAATTTCTCCTTCGATCCGTCCGACGACCGCGTCATCTACGTCAGCGCAGCCACGGCACCCGGTCACTGGCAGGAAGGCGGCGTGTACAAGACCACCGACGGGGGGGGCGCCTGGCGGCACATCCTGACGGACAACGACCTCCGCACTCTGGCTGGCGGCGACAACTTCGACAACACGATGGTCGTGGTGGTGCACCCGGACGACCCCAGGCTGGTGTACGTGGGCACGACCCTGCACGGCCTGATCTACAGCCGTGACGGCGGCGCCACCTGGAAGCATTACGCGGAGTTCCCCTTCGCAAGCGTGCTGAACGTCGTTTTCGATCCTGCATCGCGCAACCACATGATCGTGACCACCTTTGGCGGCGGAATATGGTCCGGTCCCCACCTTCCGCCGGACCGGTAACGGTGTGGGCGGGCAAACGACCAGAGCCGGGAGGGCGAACATGGGCAGGGTCCTGGTAACGTCGGCAAGAACGCGCGTTGCCTACAATATATGCAAAAGCCTTGCGCGGCGGGGCATAGATGTCGTTGCGGCAGACTCGGTGCCCCACGCGATGGCGTTCCACTCGCGCCATGTGACGCGCGCGGTGCGCTACACGTCACCCTTTCGCGACGAACAGCGGTTTCTGGACGACATGGAAACCATCATCAAGCGCGAACGCATCGACGTGCTGGTGCCGGTGCTGGAGGAAACCTACATGATCGCGCGCAACCGCCAACGGCTGGGGCAACGGGTGGGGCTGCTGCTGGCCGACTACTCCGCCATGCTCGCCTTGCACGACAAGGGCTTGTTGCGGCAACTGGCGGCGTCGTGCGGCGTGGCCATGCCCGCCACCCGTGATCTGGCGGACATTGCGCGGGACGAGGCCCTGGCCGAAGGACTTGCCTACCCGGTGGTCGTCAAGCCCATGCAGGGGGGGGGCGGCTGGGCC
It encodes:
- the prsK gene encoding XrtA/PEP-CTERM system histidine kinase PrsK produces the protein MIVVILAFACVALALVLAARAVLIPGLRASLGVVPALLVTAGLVGTDGYLAVAPSFNAGVLDGVVVLQAALCPAWIAFSLCYGREGTWRTWSLLNRVLCVLSFSPLVMAVVLRSSELFYLADFNAERVLYLEPRAFFFYLQVVLCMLLAAGNLETTLRSSRHSERWRIKLALVGAGVVLVSFALQYGQGLMFRVHDLGYLGLRNCGITAGLLLLLFAETRRGSGKVSIARRLAFRSVAVVFAGVYLVGLGVAREGVRLFGADFDKQLGMGLVFAAGLAALLVLLSERLRRRASIWLHRTFYNEKYDYRTQWIEFTDRLSRARDTREFIDVMLVGLCEVFGFVGAAFLPADHERDGCVQTGVFYEMNAVAEPPSGDAFAALLARDGVPLLVARLAGELPSGTVRYLADAGATLVLPVRAGEEVEGLVLLSSPIDASEEHDVEDFELMEAMGRQIGLCIRSFRLGDELAVAREMEALGRFAALVMHDLKNQVYALSLLVENSREFMGEPDFQRDMMETLANSVANMRMLITQLTHLPGREGLQLAEVDLMALARRACGQVPGAKLRFTGEGATVQADAEQIGKVFINLCLNAVEANGAGPIVVHVGNDGAPYFRVQDEAGGIDPNLLRNGLFKPFRSTKKRGMGIGLYHCRKIVDAHGGRIRVESRAGQGTTFTVAFGTSEPGRAGHQSVCGGPSPGQG
- the prsR gene encoding PEP-CTERM-box response regulator transcription factor; amino-acid sequence: MPGLLIVEDNEDVRRQLGWGLSKEPFDVFLAATVDEALAVQREHRPEVVTLDLGLPPEPEGVTEGFRCLDALLEQDPLAQIIVVTGHHDVQNALRAVQAGAYDFSRKPVNLAELKVIIRRAFFLRGLRGVQREAPTGDGQCCGIVARCRAMRAVFTTIEKVAASDAPVLITGESGTGKELVARAIHNLSRRNKMSLVVVNCGAIPDNLLEAEFFGYEKGAFTGATQRVQGKVEYADKGTLFLDEIGELPINLQVKTLRFLQEMVIQRVGGRSDIPVNARIVAATSRDIAEGIRTGSFREDLYYRIGVVTIALPALRQREDDVLLLAEHFLARFASEQGARYVGFAPAAEAAMRRYPWPGNVRELENKVRRAVIFSTGKRIMPVDLGLDATASADPPPRRYDGTLKEARNALEREMVLAALGKHAGNIVQASLSIGVSRPTFYDLLKKHGIET